The Moorena producens PAL-8-15-08-1 genomic interval AACTGACATCACTCTCGTTCCTGGCAACATTATCAATACCGACCACATACACCATATCCGCTTCATTACCCTTAGCACGGGGCACACGAGATATGGTTACCCCACCATCTTTCCAGAAGCGATCGCGATCAACGTGGGGCCATTGAGGTTTTAGTTCATTCAACTCCAATGCTGTGGGAATATAAATATCAATGTCTTGCTCCATCAAAACAACAGCGACATGATTTTCTAATTCAATTGCTTCAGAACTGGAGCCTAAAACTAGCACTAAGATTTCTGTACTCGCTTTAAGGTCATCATCAACCAGATTATGCATAATCTTATCGGCCAACGCACTCATTTCTTCCTGACGAGAGCCATAGGTTTCAAAGTCTAATACTGGTGCGCCCCACAACTCAGGAACTGGATTGGGGGAGTTTTCTTTTGGACGATGGATGGTGATTTGTTGACCGGGAATAAAGTTTCCTTTGACTTCATAACCAATTTTTTCCCAATCTTCCTTTCTGGTAATTCCAGTTAGCATTCCCTCAGGACGTAGCAACCCCATTCCGAGCCCATGAGCAGCGGTGAGAATTGAGCCAGGAGTGCGGTAGCAGCGCCGCATAACTTCAGATTTTTTAATACCACCAGGGTATTGTGATCCTTGTGACAAAAGTCGGCTGAGATTTTCACCCAACAGTTCTTTTGTGGTAGGAATTTTTAAGGTGTCTAGGCTTTGAGCTTCGTCATAAGCCCAGATTAAGCGCCGTTGTTCTGGCTGTTCTGGATCAACGGGTCGTAAGGCTTGATAAGCTAGCCAATAAATAGCTTGTTTGCCCTGGAATTTTAAATAATCTTCAGTAACTAAGTCTTGTCCTTCATCAATTAAAATGGCATCAAAGCAGGGTTCAATCTTGATTTCTTCCGATAGCCGTTTACAAAGTTCTGCTAAACCCCGATTGGGCTGTCTTTCCCGAGTATCCCCAGCGGATTTGGGTCTAGCGCCATTTAACTGGCAAATTGTGCTGTACAAACCAGGCTGATCCTTAGCACCCCAAGCATGAAGCACTCGCAGTTTGTGGTTAGTCTTGTGGTCATACTGGATATCACCATTGCTGAAACGACGCAGCCATCGATCCACTAACCCAATCATCAAGTCGTAGAGGGTGCGACTAAAAAACACTAACCCAATCGTCCAGTCTGGGTGCTTCAAGTGCATATGAGCGGCTTTTTGGCATAGCAGCACTGTTTTTCCTGACCCCGCAATTCCCCGCAGCCGCTGAAATCCAGGAGGGATTTCTTTACCAATGTGTTCCTGCTGCCAATCTAATTCGTAGAGTTGTTGGGTGTAAGCGGCTACAACACTAGCGCGAGTTTTGCCTTCGGTAGAGACTAGGGTACGCGGAGGTTTACGGAAAATTGGTGCTCCGCTGATCACGGCTAAGAGTAACTTCCACTGCTGATCATCTATGTCTTCTCCTGGTATCACTGATTCAGTTTCTTGAATACACTCTAGCAAGCCAACTTTACCGAGTTGATCCTGGAAGATAATGGGAGGACAGTCTGGCAGTTGGTCAAAACCGTGGTGTTGCCATTGTTCTTGAGTAATTAAAGGAAGAGCAATCATCGCCCTACCGGTAACTTTGCGCCAAATTGCTGGTTCGCGATCGCAAAAAGCGACTATTGCTTTTAACTGATGTTCAGCTTGTTGGTAGGGATTTGGGTCAGCGGTGGAATAGTTTTGGAGTTGCCACTGATCACCATCAATAGTAATAATTTCATCAATAGTGACAGATTGGATTTTAATTACTACTAGACCAAGGTCTTGATCAGTAATTAAAATATCAGGCTCTTTAGAGATTTCCCCTACTTTATAAAAAATAGGATAGCGCCAGTAGGCAATACACTTGCGTTCTGAAAAAGCACTGCGAGTGGCATCCCACACTCTTTGTTTTCCTGTTTCTTCACTTTCTGTGATCGGTTCAGTGGTAATAAATTTGCGACCCTGATCTATATCGATAACCGACATTTGGGCTAATTTCCTTTAGTAAGATTTACATTGGTTAGGTACAAAGTTCTGGGTTTTAGGGAGTAGGGAGCAGGGAGCAGGGAGCAGGGAGCAGGGAAGAGGAACCGACCCCTACTCCCTGCTCTTTTCCTGTTCGCGCAGCGTCGGGCAAAGCCCAAAAGCGTGGCCTACGGCCTTAGCTCCCTAAAACCCAGGAGGAAAGTACTTCACCTAATTCAGAAGTGCTATACTGCTTTATGCAGTCCTAAAGTTAGAGTTCCCAAATTGTCAGCTATGGAATACAGGGTGCAGGGAATTCCAATAAAACGAAAAATTAAGGGTTTAGGCAATCAGGAATAGAAAAAATTGACAAAATCCCTAAGCCAATATCTGTATAAACCAACCAGATAATTAGATTTATTACTGCATAAAGGACGATACAAATTTCCATATAAAAACTAATTTATAAATTCTGTTCGAGGGTTGTAGTACTTTGTTCTATGGTACTACCGGCGGAATGTGGGTTATAATCTAAAGCGATTAAGTAAAAACAGGGGCAGAGAATAGAAATGAAGACAGCTCTGATACTAGTAGATATTCAGAATGACTACTTTCCTGGTGGTTCTATGGAACTAGTGGGGATGAATTTAGCTAGTCAAAATTCTCAACATTTACTAGAGCATTTTCGGTCAAACAAGTTGCCAACGTTTCACATTCAGCACTTTTTTGAAGCTGATTCTAATGCAGGCTTTTTTATCCGAGGCACTGAAGGAGTTGAAATCCATGAGAGTATTAAACCCCTTCCTGGTGAAACTGTAATCCCGAAAAATTATCCCAATAGCTTTCGGGAAACTACTTTGCTCGATGAACTCAAACAAGCTGAGATTGAACAGCTAGTTATTTGCGGTGCCATGAGTCACATGTGTATTGATGCTACCACTCGCGCTGCTGCTGATTTTGGTTTTAAGTGTAAGGTAGTTCATGATGCCTGTGCTACTAGAGATCTGGTTTTTGGGAATCAGAAGATTATCGCTCAAGACGTACATGGGGCGTTTATGAATGCTTTGGGTTTTGCTTATGCTGATGTGATTAGTTTATCTGATTTTTTGTAGGGATTGAGCCGAGATAACAACCAGTGCGATTTGTTCTTCAAGACTGATAACAATAAGATGAGCAGCAAGACACAGGGGGTGCATCTCATTTTTGAAAATTTTGCTAGTGGTGCTTCAGGGGGGCCTTCATTTTTCGCCTCGTAGTCAGGGTTATGTTGCTGCCCGTAACGCACCACCGTGTCAAACAGCAAAAATGAGATACACCCGACACAGGTCACTACTTGATCCATGGATTGGATCAGGATCGACTCTATGAGCGTCAGTTATTCCTGGAGTTTTAGTGGCCATTTTGGCTGGACTTAGGAGTTTGAGTTGCCTAAGATTGATGTGGTTTTTTGTTAAAAAGACGTTAAAGAAAACTCGTAACAGGAGACTGTATTCATTAATGGGAATACAAATCACCAATCTAGAACACATCACCGAAATGCCTAAGCAAAAATCGGCATTCGGTAGTTCACCAACAACGGCTCAGCCCATCCAAGGACAGGATGAAGCTACCCTGACCAAGGTGGTCGGGAGTGTGGGGATCTTAGACGGCAAGGTCGATTGTTCAAACCCGAATGACCCCGATATAGATCATGTTCCGCTACGATTCGTTACCGAGTTGTTTACGAATTGGGAGGATTATTGTAAGGCGGCGGTGGAACCCTGGTTAAGAACCAACCCCTGGGAGTTTTAGGCGGTCGATTTGCGCAGATAAATTGACTGTTAGCCTTGCTAATTTCTGGTCTTTGGTTATCTGGCATCAGGGGTTAATAGACTTGCCCTTTTTTGACGAAGATTCAGACAGAGAAACCCCAGCTAGTAGTTGGCACCAAAGCGTAGCACTTGTTTGGGGTTTTCTGTTTCGGTTTGTACCTTTGTTTGAGTTGCTACCTTTGTATATTCCCGATTCCCGATTCCCGATTCCCGATTCCCGATTCCCTACTCCCTACTCCCGATTTCCTCCGCACTCTCAACCAAATCAATAAACTCAGCTCGATACCCCTCTAAATCTACCCCTTCGGATTC includes:
- a CDS encoding cysteine hydrolase family protein, which encodes MKTALILVDIQNDYFPGGSMELVGMNLASQNSQHLLEHFRSNKLPTFHIQHFFEADSNAGFFIRGTEGVEIHESIKPLPGETVIPKNYPNSFRETTLLDELKQAEIEQLVICGAMSHMCIDATTRAAADFGFKCKVVHDACATRDLVFGNQKIIAQDVHGAFMNALGFAYADVISLSDFL
- a CDS encoding DEAD/DEAH box helicase, with translation MSVIDIDQGRKFITTEPITESEETGKQRVWDATRSAFSERKCIAYWRYPIFYKVGEISKEPDILITDQDLGLVVIKIQSVTIDEIITIDGDQWQLQNYSTADPNPYQQAEHQLKAIVAFCDREPAIWRKVTGRAMIALPLITQEQWQHHGFDQLPDCPPIIFQDQLGKVGLLECIQETESVIPGEDIDDQQWKLLLAVISGAPIFRKPPRTLVSTEGKTRASVVAAYTQQLYELDWQQEHIGKEIPPGFQRLRGIAGSGKTVLLCQKAAHMHLKHPDWTIGLVFFSRTLYDLMIGLVDRWLRRFSNGDIQYDHKTNHKLRVLHAWGAKDQPGLYSTICQLNGARPKSAGDTRERQPNRGLAELCKRLSEEIKIEPCFDAILIDEGQDLVTEDYLKFQGKQAIYWLAYQALRPVDPEQPEQRRLIWAYDEAQSLDTLKIPTTKELLGENLSRLLSQGSQYPGGIKKSEVMRRCYRTPGSILTAAHGLGMGLLRPEGMLTGITRKEDWEKIGYEVKGNFIPGQQITIHRPKENSPNPVPELWGAPVLDFETYGSRQEEMSALADKIMHNLVDDDLKASTEILVLVLGSSSEAIELENHVAVVLMEQDIDIYIPTALELNELKPQWPHVDRDRFWKDGGVTISRVPRAKGNEADMVYVVGIDNVARNESDVSLRNQLFVALTRARGWASVSGVGDYPMYSEIRQVIESGDTFTFTYKRPLKRDIGDLEDS